One Desulfobacterales bacterium genomic window carries:
- a CDS encoding GNAT family N-acetyltransferase: protein MENFQVRRLQVEDAETITQIYAAITRRPVEPDFKRVVEGHAQNGEEACYVAEHQGKVVGFMISYILTAGFGETKSAWIATVGVDPEFMGQGIGAEMAQKIFEIYKAAGIEKVYTSVRWDSTDLLSFFKTLGFDRSAFINLKKAIN from the coding sequence GTGGAGAATTTTCAAGTCAGACGTTTACAAGTGGAAGATGCAGAAACGATTACCCAAATTTACGCCGCTATTACACGCCGTCCGGTAGAACCGGATTTTAAAAGAGTGGTGGAGGGGCATGCCCAAAATGGCGAGGAAGCGTGCTATGTGGCCGAACATCAAGGCAAAGTCGTGGGCTTTATGATCAGCTATATCCTGACAGCCGGTTTTGGTGAAACCAAAAGTGCCTGGATTGCGACCGTGGGAGTGGATCCCGAATTCATGGGCCAGGGTATCGGGGCTGAAATGGCCCAAAAAATATTTGAAATTTATAAGGCGGCGGGTATTGAAAAAGTTTATACCTCCGTCCGCTGGGATTCAACCGATCTGCTTTCCTTTTTCAAAACCCTTGGCTTTGACCGCAGCGCGTTTATCAATTTAAAGAAAGCTATCAATTAG
- a CDS encoding DUF2080 family transposase-associated protein gives MIEKRVKSSGNSGRVYLPPNWVGHKVKIIRTD, from the coding sequence ATGATCGAAAAGCGAGTCAAATCAAGCGGTAACAGTGGTCGAGTTTATCTCCCGCCCAATTGGGTCGGTCATAAGGTAAAAATCATCAGAACCGATTAA